TGTGTGGATGGTGACGCCCCTTAACAACAGAGCATCCTGCGagcaatcgcacacacacacagagtctgtcCTGCCCCGTCTCCTCAGGTGTCCTGACACTCATTAGAGGCGTTTCATTGTCCTGCCACTTGTCATGTGACAGGAGGCCTTGATCAGAAGCAGGATGGTGTTTTGGCAGCAGGACTGGAAGTCAGTAGGAGAGCACTGCGCTGCCCACTCTGCCTCATTATTATTCTGTGGAGGGGGGATGCATGTCTTTGTCTTTCGAAAATCCCAAATTGAGCAATAGGACAAACGAACAGCCGCATACCGTTTTACTCCTGCTGCACAGCACCGCCTTCTCTCATTGTTAATCGTGGattgtgtttattcattaattgtCTCTTTGCAGTCAGATGTTTTCTGTTGAGCCTGTTATGCTCATTAAAAAGTTCTTACAGGGCAGATTCACGTGAATTTTGCACAACGTAGCCTTAAACTGACTTTTCATAAAGCACTGCATTTAGTCGTCATGCAGCTGGTGACTCCTAAACAAAGGCTGTTTTATTATAGAAACTGGGATCCATGTCTTACTCAACACATCATCACTCATGAATCCCTGATGACGCTTGGATTAGAGACTCCTCTGGGCTACAGGTTTCACCGATGGCATTCCTTTGTGAGGATATTTTATGAAAAGCAAGAAAATGGATATTAAGTTCGGTCCAGTGCcaaaaaagcacttttcagCGGCAAAGTAAGAATCCAAAATATGCAGTGACATGACTTCTTGGGCAACTATAATGTTTTGGGAGCAGCTTAAATGCGTATAACTGCTAAACGTGCAAGTTGAAATATAGAGGAGAGCTTGCGTTCGAGATGTTTCGTCAGCGGTGCCAGTTTCGGAGGCACTCGGTCAATAGTACCGCGCACAATAAAGAGGCTTAAAGAATTTGTTTCCTTGTAGTGTCTGACAGCACCGTACTCCCATGTCAATGTCGATGAAAGCTTCAGCTCCTTCCCAACACAAGAGGGCCCTGCtcagtgtaaaataaaaccCTCTGCTCTTTGCCATGGAAACTGCCCTCGCAGAAGAGCTGCCAGGCAGCCGAAGCAGAAAGGATTACGCAAGGAATTCAAATTAAAACGGGTACGTCGGGTCCCTGTCCGTCCAACCCGTTTCAACGTCCCCAAATCGGGTTTTCCGAACCTTTGCCGTGTTACACCGCAAGagtcattttgacattttattttgcaaaaccTCCGGATGAGATTGACGCACCGCTTGATTGGATTTTGCAGATTAGTGCAGGGAGAGGGGTGATCCTTCTTTTTCAGGCATCCAGACTCGGGCCGGTTTTTCGGGACCGTTCAAGTCTGTTCTTTGAAGTGTACAAATACAGCTGTACAAGGGCAGCGAACCCAGCAGGACTTTTTAAACACTTCTTTTATGGGCTAGGAAACTTTTTATCTCATGAATGTGAAAGTTTGCACGAAGACCCACAGGGATAGGCAGTCGGAAGCTTGTGTGGGTGCGTGTGAGAGACAACTGTCTTCCCGTTTGGTGCCACCTTTGTGTGCTCACTCTGCTCTGGAATTCCCTGAGGACGGACGGCTTCCTAGGAGCCCTGCTGGTTTCCCTTACCGTCAGTAAATCCTCAGGGGGTCACTGGGTGTTATTACAACATGCTTGGAAGCTTCATGCTTCCAAGACACCTGGCACCTATGAAGGTGTCTGTCTActcagcagcagaaagacagaaatacaGGATGTCAGATTTCCTTCTACCAGGATTGAATCCTACAGAGCAGTTACCTTGTTGTCCATGAgctttttcttcagcttctaGTTGTGCAGTTTTCAGGGGAAAATTCCATTTTGCAAGcagtacttatttttatttccaaatgtaaaaaaaaaatgcatactgCACACTGGATAACTGCTTGCCATGTACTTCTGGTTTGGTATAAAAGCCTGCATTCTTCTGCTCAGAGTGTTTGCTTCATTGTATTACAGCTACTTGGCAGGCATCTATGCaccattatttaatattttccattatcTGAGATAATGCAACAGGCAGATTTGGGCCTCAAACAAGCATGGACATGTGTTGCGGATGTGCTTTGCAATTAAACTGTATGCAAAACATGACACGTCCCCTTGAAATAGACGCGCAACTGGCATCTAAAATCATCTATCCTCTTGTCTCCAGTTTCTCAGGTTATTCTATGTCCAGAGCTTATCCAGGTGTCTTAGACTAGTATATACACTAGTATCTATCATTCTACTATCTACATTTTTATACTGGTACATGTTCTCAAAACTTGTGATCCCACACTTGTCTTGATACTGAAACTTAAACTGGAagttacagtaattacatttaaagaaagaaattacCCATGCATTTAGAATTCTATGTAAACGTTTTATTGGTTTTTCTTCCCCCAACCAAAGTCCATTACACAATGTGGGCAGTTACtgcataatgtaaataaaaacaggtactgaaaataaattaatctatGTATATATCAAATAACCAAGTCTTTAACCCATGTATGAATTTAATACAATGGACCTGTCTGAGGCACATTTAACCTCACTGTCATGTGACCAAACGGGAGTTCTTGCCCACCACAATACACTGAtctgcaaaaattaaaacaatgttcTACAGTGTTCTATAGTACACGAGGGAAAATCTGGCTGTGGGGAACATCAGATGCCTTTATAAAAGGAGCCAGAAAGAAGCCTAAGACGAGTACAGCAAATGAAACACTGGAGGCCACTGCTTGAGTTATAGGTAGCAGAGGTCCACATTCACAGCAGGAAACACTCCAAGCGCCAATTTGTGAAGAGAAAGTGGTTGCTACCAACAACACCTTAAAATGGCTCGTGCCCACAGGAGACGTACGGCACAGCTATAAGTCTGACTTAGGATCAGCAGAGTCTCTGGAGATGCCTTTTGCAGGGAATCGGCTTAACAGCTTGCAGCAACTGAAGGGGGAAACTGGCATCCCTGCAGACATCATGCCTTACTCAGGAAACATCTGGTGAGAAACAATGAGAAAAAGGCTGGTGAACAAAAGACTATCATGTAGAAGCTGCTTAAATAGCAAACcaagaggaaggggggggggggggggggttataaaTTTACTTTCTGCCAGTTTTCATACAAAGATATCCCTGTCTCTCAGTGAGAAGAAAATACAAAGCAAgtgttctaaaaaaaataaacagttatgCATGGTGGGGGTGGTACTCACAGCTAGCAGGTTGCTCCCCAAACCTCCTCATTAGCTGATCGTGTGTGAACTTCACAAAAGCATCATATTgttctaaaagaaaaaagaatgggATTAGCACAATCAAAAATAATGACCCCCTAAGGGAAGaagaaggggaaagaaaaaaaaaaaaatcttagtgGTAACATACCTGCTAGTTTTGTAGTCAATATCTCATCATATTCCTCTCGAACTTTCTCTTCACGTTCTTTTAATAGGCGTTCACAGATCATACCAACTTGTCTTAAAGTGAATAAAGGCTGTTCTTTTCTTAATGGAGAAGATGATCCGGATGATGTACCTAAATAGAAAATTAACACCGTTTAGGTTTTGTCTAACAATTCAAAATGTGCTCCTGATgtggaataaatgtataaaaagtaaaaacaacacCTGAAACATCCTCCGAATGCTGCACATTGTGTCGCTTTTGAGATACAGAAGGAGCATATGCATCACTGTAAGTACCTGGGAGGGAAGATCCGCTCAAGACGGAGGCGTGGGAGTCCAGCGAGTAGCAGCTGTCCGTCGGCTGAAAAGTGCTTTCTAGATGCCGTCTCTTTTGCATGCGCTTGTACTCCTGCTTGATGTTGAGAAGGATTTGCTCTGGCAAAAAGGAACAGTGACACAAGCTATAAATACCACAGCTGTTACAAATCTTGCATGCTGCCGGTGGTAAACAGTCTGGAGTTTAAATGTGATGGACCTCACATGCACACCCCTACAGTTATAAAACAAGTTAACtcacagctacaggaagcatgTAACACCCACCAAGTGATGAGACTGCAAATAGCACCTTTGTGTCAACGTGAGGGACAAATGAGCAAAACTCCTCAGAAATTCAAGGTAAACAGACAAATGGCAGCCCATTCCCACATAAAATGAGTGACGACACAAAAACCACATACAGATAATGAATGTGTTTGTAGTGgtacaaaagtgcattaaagGGATCCGATTATGGGACTGCAggaagtgcagtggttagaactgccaccttacACTCGAAggacgcaggtttgaatcccacctcctgctgtacgtGCTGAAGTGCTCGAGTTCTGACTTCCTCGGATATCAAAAGAAGTCTGCGCAGCACCTCGGATTGGTTTTCATCACCGGCTTTATGCTACAATATCCTGGTACACGGCAAACAAACCCCGAATCCCGACCAGCCAAACAATGTCTGAGTGCGTGTAATTTGACACAGGGAAGCACATGTGATCCACCACTGTGAGAAAGCGACACATGATCCTTCACCTAGAAAAACATGGTCACCTGGTGGTGAAAAGCACATGTGATCTCTCATCAAGGGGAGGGGGAAACACACGTGATGagcagagggaggggaaaaaaaaaaagaaaaaagaaaaaaaaaaccacttgcaGCCCAGTCAGGCCAAAAGCTACAGATCAGAAGAGCCAGAGACTTgggcaaaaaaaagaagtcacattaatctaaaaaaaaaaaaaaaaaaaccctcagtaTATAAAACCCAAAGAGAGTTAGGTTGTGCCACGGAGAAGCAGGCAGGGTGGCCAAAACCGACCTCCACACACTGCTGCAGTAGCAGGTGACACTTCTACATTTGTAAAAAAGGGGCAGGTGAAAGGCAGCAGATCGTGTTTAACTCAAACAC
This genomic window from Scleropages formosus chromosome 1, fSclFor1.1, whole genome shotgun sequence contains:
- the akirin2 gene encoding akirin-2, whose protein sequence is MACGATLKRTLEFDPLSPASPKRRRCAPLSPGASPRKYLRMEPSPFAQVSSRLSTEQILLNIKQEYKRMQKRRHLESTFQPTDSCYSLDSHASVLSGSSLPGTSSGSSSPLRKEQPLFTLRQVGMICERLLKEREEKVREEYDEILTTKLAEQYDAFVKFTHDQLMRRFGEQPASYVS